The Dehalococcoidia bacterium genome has a segment encoding these proteins:
- a CDS encoding Rieske 2Fe-2S domain-containing protein, giving the protein MTMTAESRTEMFTVPEGYRFPIPPFPTGWFQVAYSDELDVGRVMPLQYFGEHLVLFRDANGTAQVLDAFCPHLGAHLGYGGVVEGNCIRCPFHAWRFDGAGQCVEIPYAEKIPSQAKLRAWPVFEANGLIMVHHHIAGGEPGWELPKLSEYNSDAWTPYVRRRWKVRTHNQEMAENAVDSAHFKYVHGTPEQPKTRAEIDGHMFRVRSPVQYTTPQGDVEGQIASDSYGFGFSLVRFTGIVETLLISSVTPIDGEYVDVRFSFTTKRVGNETMTQNVAKAFIAEIERQLGQDIPIWEHKVMKTPPMLCDGDGPIGIFRRWAKQFYVGEPANGASE; this is encoded by the coding sequence ATGACCATGACCGCGGAGAGCCGCACAGAGATGTTTACCGTGCCGGAGGGATATCGTTTCCCGATCCCGCCGTTTCCGACGGGATGGTTCCAGGTGGCGTACAGCGACGAACTCGATGTTGGCCGTGTGATGCCGCTCCAGTATTTCGGCGAGCACCTGGTCTTGTTCCGCGACGCCAACGGCACGGCGCAGGTGCTCGATGCGTTCTGCCCGCACCTGGGTGCGCACCTGGGGTACGGCGGCGTGGTCGAAGGCAACTGCATCCGCTGCCCGTTCCACGCGTGGCGCTTCGACGGCGCGGGACAGTGTGTCGAGATCCCGTATGCCGAGAAGATCCCGTCGCAGGCGAAACTGCGGGCGTGGCCGGTGTTCGAGGCGAACGGGCTGATCATGGTGCACCACCACATCGCCGGCGGCGAGCCGGGGTGGGAGCTTCCGAAGCTCAGCGAGTACAACTCCGACGCCTGGACGCCGTATGTGCGGCGGCGCTGGAAGGTGCGTACGCATAACCAGGAGATGGCGGAAAACGCGGTCGACTCAGCGCACTTCAAGTACGTACACGGCACGCCGGAACAGCCGAAGACGCGCGCCGAGATCGACGGCCACATGTTCCGCGTGCGCTCACCCGTCCAGTACACGACGCCGCAGGGCGATGTCGAAGGGCAGATCGCATCCGATTCGTACGGATTCGGGTTCAGCCTGGTGCGCTTCACCGGGATCGTCGAGACGCTGTTGATCTCCTCCGTGACGCCGATCGACGGCGAGTACGTCGACGTGCGCTTTTCGTTCACGACGAAGCGCGTCGGCAACGAAACGATGACGCAGAACGTGGCCAAGGCGTTCATCGCCGAGATCGAGCGCCAGTTGGGGCAGGACATTCCGATCTGGGAGCACAAGGTGATGAAGACGCCGCCGATGCTTTGCGACGGCGACGGCCCGATCGGCATCTTCCGCCGGTGGGCGAAGCAGTTCTACGTCGGCGAGCCGGCGAACGGCGCGAGCGAATAA
- a CDS encoding TetR/AcrR family transcriptional regulator, which yields MVGKAPLVGQDRPRRADRRQAILDAATELFADRGFGAVSVQEIADAAGTHKTTVLYHFETKELLYEAVLDAALGQLAEGMREFMSGGFKRERVAYLIDQQQTFFVEHPSLARLLARELLDSANTEAYLKRFVEPIYLPALNSLQRAIETGLIRRIDPALFIHDLHVQLIGYFCHRPLLERLKPGDPFSIDALIARRNHLVDQIFRQLLPERDPDGAALKGGLA from the coding sequence ATGGTCGGAAAAGCACCCCTAGTTGGTCAGGACAGGCCGCGACGCGCCGACCGGCGGCAAGCGATCCTGGATGCCGCCACCGAACTGTTCGCCGACCGCGGATTCGGCGCCGTGTCGGTGCAGGAGATCGCGGACGCCGCGGGCACGCACAAGACCACGGTGCTCTACCACTTCGAGACGAAGGAACTGCTCTACGAGGCAGTGCTGGATGCGGCCCTGGGGCAACTGGCCGAGGGCATGCGTGAGTTCATGAGCGGCGGCTTCAAGCGCGAGCGCGTGGCGTATCTCATCGACCAGCAGCAGACGTTTTTCGTCGAGCACCCCTCGCTGGCGCGGCTGCTGGCGCGCGAACTGCTGGATTCGGCGAACACCGAGGCGTACCTGAAGCGCTTCGTCGAACCGATCTATTTGCCCGCACTCAACAGCCTGCAGCGCGCCATCGAGACAGGGCTGATCCGGCGGATCGACCCCGCGCTCTTCATCCACGATCTGCACGTGCAGCTCATCGGCTACTTTTGCCACCGGCCGCTCTTGGAGCGGCTGAAGCCGGGCGACCCCTTCTCCATCGACGCGCTGATCGCGCGGCGCAATCACCTCGTCGACCAGATTTTTCGGCAGTTGCTGCCGGAGCGCGACCCCGATGGCGCCGCGCTGAAGGGAGGGCTCGCATGA